The following are from one region of the Silene latifolia isolate original U9 population chromosome 9, ASM4854445v1, whole genome shotgun sequence genome:
- the LOC141599540 gene encoding chloroplast protein FOR GROWTH AND FERTILITY 2-like, with amino-acid sequence MERLINSSSISSSKLHNDIPQLGRVNSHKLGGFTESRRVNLAFPLKLDRFRSGSSCFSKKIEPFLVNSHLGSSISCGSEPEPGSELQASSDVNCKLQKVIAIGKLALLSALAMIVINPALPLPAFASFQTATKAGGAVGRGLLRIELLSSAWTGFLAGCLHTLSGPDHLAALAPLSIGRSRLESAAVGALWGCGHDAGQLIFGLLFLLLKDRLHIEIIRTWGTRVVGLTLLVIGAMGIKEALEIPAPIIATENGEIQNPLVGKKKIGFATFATGVVHGLQPDALLIILPALALPSRLAGAAFLGMFLVGTVVAMGGFTVFIGSCSQALKERVPRITEKLTWASSLVAIGLGLAIIMSQFLGFSLY; translated from the exons ATGGAAAGGTTAATTAACTCATCATCAATCTCATCTTCAAAGCTTCACAATGATATCCCTCAACTCGGCCGAGTCAACTCCCATAAACTTGGGGGGTTTACTGAGTCACGCCGAGTCAACTTGGCATTTCCATTGAAACTCGACCGATTTCGATCTGGGTCGTCTTGTTTTTCGAAGAAAATTGAGCCCTTTTTGGTGAATTCGCATCTTGGTTCGTCAATTTCATGTGGGTCTGAACCAGAACCCGGTTCTGAATTGCAAGCGTCATCAGATGTTAATTGCAAGTTACAGAAG GTAATCGCCATTGGAAAACTTGCTCTGCTTTCAGCTCTTGCAATGATAGTGATTAACCCAGCCCTTCCACTACCAGCTTTTGCAAGCTTCCAAACAGCCACCAAGGCCGGAGGTGCAGTTGGACGAGGGCTCCTTCGCATTGAGTTACTAAGTAGTGCTTGGACTGGTTTCTTGGCTGGTTGCTTGCACACATTATCAGGTCCCGACCACCTAGCCGCCTTAGCCCCTCTTTCCATCGGCCGTTCTCGATTAGAAAGTGCTGCCGTTGGAGCCCTTTGGGGATGTGGCCATGATGCAGGTCAATTAATTTTTGGCCTACTCTTTCTCTTACTCAAGGATCGCCTTCACATTGAAATTATTCGAACTTGGGGCACAAGAGTggtaggcttaacccttttggtCATTGGTGCAATGGGTATAAAGGAAGCTTTGGAAATCCCCGCCCCTATTATTGCCACCGAGAATGGTGAAATTCAGAACCCTCTAGTGGGGAAGAAGAAGATTGGGTTTGCAACTTTTGCCACGGGGGTTGTGCACGGGCTTCAGCCCGATGCCTTGTTGATAATTCTTCCAGCCCTCGCATTACCATCAAGGTTGGCGGGGGCAGCGTTCTTGGGTATGTTCTTGGTAGGGACGGTTGTGGCAATGGGTGGGTTTACCGTATTTATTGGGTCGTGTAGCCAGGCATTGAAGGAAAGAGTCCCTAGGATAACAGAGAAGCTGACCTGGGCTTCCTCACTTGTAGCTATTGGCCTTGGGTTAGCAATTATTATGAGTCAATTTTTGGGATTTAGCTTGTATTAG